One part of the Clostridium thermosuccinogenes genome encodes these proteins:
- a CDS encoding Rqc2 family fibronectin-binding protein: MPFDGVVTKCIVRELSDMLPGGRIEKIFQPEADEIILNIRAKGQNLRLLLSASANYPRIHLTNTVKDNPAVPPVFCMFLRKHISGGRIIDVNFMDYERIVVLRIESVNELGDMLEKKLIIEIMGRHSNIILTNNEDKILDSIKHVDSDISRVREVMPARPYVLPPSQDKQSPEGLDVEQFINSAVNSGMNIEKYLLNGIKGFSPLLCREVCFRAGVEGKMPASELGEDALNRLKTALADIIYPAAHDEFYPCILLGEKQGFESEPADFHCLKITHWQNAKYLPSMSQVLDMYYSTKDRIEHLKQKKSNIIKVLNNSIDRCNKKIAIQQDTLRDVADREKLRLFGELITANIYCIPENAKSVSLQNYYSEKGEYVEIPLDENLTAQQNAQKYYRQYAKAKSTYLNTSKQLEESLRELEYLESVLQMLENCTSPQEIDEIRNELAEQGYMSLRKKANTKGKDASTSPLHFKSSDGIDIYVGKNNKQNDYLTLRLASPNDIWLHTKNIPGSHVIIKKSRQDIPERTLMEAAALAAYHSKAKMSSNVPVDYTNVKHVKKPGGAKPGMVIYENYKTINITPDESIIEKLRTGMN; encoded by the coding sequence CAGAATCTCAGGCTTTTGCTTAGCGCCAGCGCAAATTACCCAAGAATTCATTTAACCAACACGGTAAAGGATAATCCGGCTGTTCCTCCCGTATTTTGCATGTTTTTGAGAAAGCATATTTCCGGAGGTAGAATTATTGACGTAAACTTCATGGATTATGAAAGAATAGTCGTCCTGCGCATAGAATCGGTAAACGAACTGGGAGACATGCTGGAAAAAAAATTGATCATAGAAATCATGGGACGCCACAGCAACATTATTTTGACCAACAATGAAGATAAAATCCTGGATTCCATAAAGCACGTGGACTCTGATATAAGCAGAGTCAGGGAAGTTATGCCTGCAAGGCCTTATGTTCTGCCTCCTTCACAGGACAAGCAAAGTCCGGAAGGTCTGGACGTCGAGCAGTTCATAAATTCTGCCGTAAATTCCGGCATGAACATTGAAAAATACCTATTGAACGGAATAAAAGGCTTCAGTCCTCTTTTGTGCAGAGAAGTATGCTTCCGCGCGGGAGTAGAAGGCAAAATGCCTGCTTCGGAACTCGGCGAGGATGCTTTGAACCGTTTGAAAACCGCCCTGGCCGATATTATATATCCTGCAGCCCACGATGAGTTTTATCCCTGCATACTCCTGGGAGAAAAGCAGGGATTTGAGTCTGAACCTGCGGACTTTCACTGCCTTAAGATCACCCACTGGCAAAATGCAAAATATCTGCCGTCAATGAGTCAGGTTTTGGACATGTATTACTCCACAAAGGACAGAATCGAGCATCTCAAGCAGAAAAAATCCAATATCATCAAAGTGCTTAATAACAGCATTGACCGATGCAACAAGAAGATTGCCATACAGCAGGATACTCTGAGAGATGTCGCCGACAGGGAAAAGCTCAGGCTTTTTGGCGAACTGATCACAGCCAATATCTACTGCATACCTGAAAATGCCAAAAGCGTGTCCCTGCAAAACTATTACAGCGAAAAAGGAGAATATGTGGAAATCCCTCTGGATGAAAACCTGACTGCCCAGCAGAACGCACAGAAGTATTACAGGCAGTACGCCAAAGCCAAAAGCACCTACCTCAATACCAGCAAGCAGCTGGAAGAAAGCCTCCGGGAACTGGAATATCTGGAGAGTGTGCTTCAGATGCTGGAGAACTGCACAAGCCCGCAGGAAATTGATGAGATAAGGAATGAGCTGGCTGAGCAGGGGTATATGTCCCTCAGGAAAAAGGCTAATACCAAAGGGAAGGATGCCTCCACATCTCCTCTGCATTTTAAATCCAGTGACGGTATTGACATTTATGTAGGGAAAAATAACAAGCAGAACGACTACCTGACGCTCAGGCTGGCATCACCCAATGATATATGGCTTCATACGAAAAATATTCCCGGCTCCCATGTTATCATAAAAAAGAGCCGCCAGGATATACCGGAAAGGACATTGATGGAGGCGGCAGCCCTCGCTGCATATCACAGCAAGGCGAAAATGTCCTCCAATGTGCCTGTAGATTATACCAATGTAAAACATGTAAAAAAACCCGGGGGAGCAAAACCCGGAATGGTCATATATGAAAACTACAAAACAATCAATATAACTCCGGATGAGAGCATAATAGAAAAACTCAGAACCGGTATGAATTGA